A window of the Lolium perenne isolate Kyuss_39 chromosome 7, Kyuss_2.0, whole genome shotgun sequence genome harbors these coding sequences:
- the LOC139833486 gene encoding uncharacterized protein — translation MDDLKAILARPIQVAEQVIKWAEEAQTNRQECLELKAKVERLASLLRQAARADLYERPARRILDDTGKALDKAALLLDRCRGHGIVHRVFTIIPAGSFKRTSNQLDNSLGDLSWILRVSNYANAGDDLDDHIGLPPIAQNEPILFLIWEQIAVLYTGTSEARADAAASVVSLARDNDRYGRLIIEEDGVPPLLRLIKEGRPEGQENAALAIGLLGRDPECVELMVLAGVCTAFSKILKDAPMKVQGMVAWAVSELATNHPKCQDAFMQSNVIRLLVSHLAFETVQEHSKYAVASRMSIHSVLMDRKGSGNHASHQDALDAAEHAGANLAAKPTAGGSAGGGTSSSGTTTASAAAASAAASIGSVAGTKQHNVSLSGTSTRGREYEDEETKAYMKSNAARALCQLATGNPAVCKNITESRALLCFSILLEKGVPDVQYNSALALMEICRVAEQNADLRRSAFKPTSPAARAVVDQLLRVVTKGEYDDLLIPCIMSLGCLSRTFRATETRIIGPLVNLLDERESDVSKEAAVALTKFACTENYLHVDHSKAIINAGGAKHLVQLVYFGEQVVQVAALLLVCYIAQNVPDSEDLVQAEILTVLEWASKQAYMVQDPLIDNLLPEAKIRMELYQSRGAKGYH, via the coding sequence ATGGACGACCTTAAGGCGATCTTGGCGCGGCCGATCCAGGTCGCGGAGCAGGTGATCAAGTGGGCGGAGGAGGCGCAGACAAACCGGCAGGAGTGCCTGGAGCTCAAGGCCAAGGTCGAGCGCCTCGCCTCCCTCCTCCGCCAGGCCGCGCGTGCCGACCTCTACGAGCGCCCCGCCCGCCGAATTCTCGACGACACCGGCAAGGCGCTCGACAAGGCCGCATTGCTGCTCGACCGCTGCCGCGGCCACGGCATCGTCCACCGCGTCTTCACTATCATCCCCGCCGGCTCGTTCAAGAGGACATCCAACCAGCTCGACAACTCCCTCGGCGACCTCTCCTGGATCCTCCGGGTGTCCAACTACGCCAATGCCGGCGATGACCTCGACGACCACATTGGCTTGCCACCAATAGCCCAGAACGAGCCCATCCTCTTCCTCATCTGGGAGCAGATCGCCGTGCTCTACACGGGCACCTCCGAAGCCCGCGCCGACGCCGCGGCCAGCGTCGTCTCCCTTGCGCGCGACAACGACCGCTACGGCAGGCTCATCATCGAGGAGGACGGCGTCCCGCCGCTGCTGCGCCTCATCAAGGAGGGCCGCCCCGAGGGCCAGGAGAACGCCGCTCTCGCCATCGGCCTCCTCGGCCGCGACCCGGAGTGCGTGGAGCTCATGGTGCTCGCCGGCGTCTGCACCGCCTTCTCCAAGATCCTCAAGGACGCGCCCATGAAGGTGCAGGGCATGGTGGCGTGGGCCGTGTCCGAGCTCGCCACCAACCACCCCAAATGCCAGGACGCCTTCATGCAGAGCAACGTCATCCGCCTGCTCGTCTCCCACCTCGCATTCGAGACGGTGCAGGAGCACTCCAAATACGCCGTCGCCTCCAGGATGTCCATCCACTCCGTGCTCATGGACAGGAAGGGTAGCGGCAACCACGCGTCGCATCAGGACGCCTTAGACGCTGCGGAGCACGCCGGCGCCAACTTGGCGGCGAAGCCTACCGCGGGCGGAAGCGCCGGTGGGGGCACCAGCTCAAGCGGCACCACCACCGCAAGCGCTGCTGCCGCAAGCGCCGCCGCGAGCATCGGCAGCGTGGCCGGGACGAAGCAGCACAACGTGTCCCTGTCGGGGACGAGCACGCGAGGGAGGGAGTACGAGGACGAGGAGACCAAGGCGTACATGAAGTCCAACGCCGCCAGGGCGCTGTGCCAGCTCGCTACGGGCAACCCGGCCGTGTGCAAGAACATCACCGAGTCCAGGGCTCTGCTCTGCTTCTCCATCCTCCTGGAGAAAGGCGTCCCCGATGTGCAGTACAACTCCGCCCTGGCTCTCATGGAAATATGCCGTGTCGCAGAGCAGAACGCGGACCTCCGGCGGTCGGCGTTCAAGCCTACGTCCCCCGCGGCGCGCGCCGTCGTCGACCAGCTCCTCCGCGTCGTCACGAAAGGGGAGTACGACGACCTCCTGATCCCCTGCATAATGTCGCTGGGGTGCCTGTCGAGAACCTTCCGGGCGACGGAGACCCGGATCATAGGCCCGCTGGTGAACCTCCTCGACGAGCGGGAGTCCGACGTCTCCAAGGAGGCCGCCGTGGCGCTGACCAAGTTCGCCTGCACGGAGAACTACCTACACGTGGACCATTCCAAGGCCATCATCAACGCCGGCGGCGCCAAGCACCTGGTCCAGCTGGTCTACTTCGGCGAGCAGGTGGTACAGGTGGCGGCGCTCCTGCTCGTGTGCTACATCGCGCAGAACGTCCCGGACAGCGAGGACCTCGTGCAGGCGGAGATCCTCACCGTGCTGGAGTGGGCGTCCAAGCAGGCCTACATGGTGCAGGACCCGTTGATCGACAACTTGTTACCGGAGGCCAAGATCAGGATGGAGCTATACCAATCCAGAGGAGCAAAAGGTTACCACTGA
- the LOC139833136 gene encoding uncharacterized protein isoform X2 — protein sequence MLILIQIRRGSEINIGYACVTHSWRFSSKLWFYVGASPCNSPEIRRRQCNLVTVEGREERQPLLCQEEMIGRSVLLPSPRGAPMEEHRVPAAAPTGGVPSTKIEVPLYIFGGGFERKLY from the exons ATGTTAATCCTCATTCAAATTCGGCGAG GTTCTGAAATTAATATCGGTTATGCATGTGTGACGCACAG CTGGCGCTTCTCCTCCAAGTTGTGGTTTTATGTCGGTGCCTCGCCATGTAACAGCCCAGAGATAAGAAGACGCCAGTGCAATTTGGTGACAGTGGAGGGTAGGGAGGAGCGCCAACCGCTGCTCTGTCAGGAGGAGATGATCGGGAGGAGCGTGCTGTTGCCATCACCTCGAGGAGCACCGATGGAGGAGCACCGAGTGCCAGCCGCTGCTCCTACGGGAGGAGTGCCGTCAACAAAGATCGAGGTTCCTCTCTATATATTTGGAGGAGGATTCGAAAG GAAGCTATATTGA
- the LOC139833136 gene encoding uncharacterized protein isoform X1 gives MLVVPDQKNFDNTGSEINIGYACVTHSWRFSSKLWFYVGASPCNSPEIRRRQCNLVTVEGREERQPLLCQEEMIGRSVLLPSPRGAPMEEHRVPAAAPTGGVPSTKIEVPLYIFGGGFERKLY, from the exons ATGTTAGTGGTGCCAGACCAGAAAAACTTTGATAATACAG GTTCTGAAATTAATATCGGTTATGCATGTGTGACGCACAG CTGGCGCTTCTCCTCCAAGTTGTGGTTTTATGTCGGTGCCTCGCCATGTAACAGCCCAGAGATAAGAAGACGCCAGTGCAATTTGGTGACAGTGGAGGGTAGGGAGGAGCGCCAACCGCTGCTCTGTCAGGAGGAGATGATCGGGAGGAGCGTGCTGTTGCCATCACCTCGAGGAGCACCGATGGAGGAGCACCGAGTGCCAGCCGCTGCTCCTACGGGAGGAGTGCCGTCAACAAAGATCGAGGTTCCTCTCTATATATTTGGAGGAGGATTCGAAAG GAAGCTATATTGA